CAGGAGATGGGCGAGCGTCTTTGCGTCGGTCAGGTCGTTGATCGCGACGACCTCGACACCGCCGTACCTCTGGCACACCCTCAAGAAATTTCTTCCTATCCTGCCGAACCCGTTGATGCCTACCTTGACTGACATGATGCCCTCCTCAGAGAGAATTTTTAAAACTGTTTATGACAAAACCGGTCATGACCTTGGGATAAAAATACGTGGACTTCGGCGGAAGTCTCCGCGACAGCAGGGCGACCCTTTCGACATCCTCCACCCGCGTCGGATTGAGAAAGAAGACGGCGTCATAGTCCCCCTCCCTCATCTGCTCCTCTGCCCGTGCGGCGTCCATCTCGTAAACGATGTCCGAGACCTTCAGGAGTCTTTTCAGGACGAGCTCGTGAAGGATGATCACGTCCAGCCCCTGGAGGGAAGGATCCAGATCCTCCACGCCCGCACCGGTGTACCGCAGGAGATATCGCTGCTCCTCTCCCTTCAGGGAGAGGCTGAG
This Thermodesulfovibrionales bacterium DNA region includes the following protein-coding sequences:
- a CDS encoding glyceraldehyde 3-phosphate dehydrogenase NAD-binding domain-containing protein; translation: MSVKVGINGFGRIGRNFLRVCQRYGGVEVVAINDLTDAKTLAHLL